The Pseudocalidococcus azoricus BACA0444 genome includes a region encoding these proteins:
- a CDS encoding NAD(P)/FAD-dependent oxidoreductase — protein MSKTLHHVVIVGGGFAGLYAAKSLGNGPVKVTLIDKRNFHLFQPLLYQVATGSVSPANISSPLRSILRGYKNVQVLLEEVIGFDPQAQTLKTKGKELHYDSLVVATGVSHHYFGNDHWQQTAPGLKTVEDALEMRRRIFMAFEAAEKEPDPVKRQAWLTFVIVGGGPTGVELAGAIAELAYATLKQDFRNIDTGEAKILLLEGLDRVLPPYPEDLSAKAEASLTKLGVTVKTRTLVTNITDEIVTTKQGEEVEKIAAQTILWAAGVKASGLGRVLAEATGASLDRVGRVIVEPDLSLPNYPNIYVIGDLAHYAHQTGNPLPGIAPVAIQEGEFLAKYLQAKVQGEALPAFSYSDSGNLAVIGQNEAVVNLWGLKLTGPLAWLIWVFAHIYYLIEFDHKLVVMTQWAWSYFTRNRGARLITGEDGRVNQDMEPLAAIPEQVGKA, from the coding sequence ATTGTTGGCGGTGGGTTTGCCGGGTTGTATGCAGCCAAGTCCCTCGGTAATGGGCCTGTTAAAGTCACTCTGATTGACAAACGCAATTTCCACCTCTTTCAACCCCTCCTCTACCAAGTGGCCACGGGCAGCGTTTCGCCGGCCAATATTTCCTCACCCTTACGCTCGATTCTCAGGGGTTACAAAAATGTCCAAGTCCTCCTCGAAGAAGTGATTGGTTTTGATCCCCAGGCCCAGACCTTGAAAACTAAAGGCAAAGAACTGCATTACGACAGCTTAGTGGTGGCCACCGGGGTAAGTCATCATTACTTTGGCAATGATCATTGGCAACAAACAGCCCCAGGCCTGAAAACGGTTGAAGATGCCCTAGAAATGCGCCGCCGGATTTTTATGGCCTTTGAAGCTGCCGAAAAAGAACCGGATCCCGTCAAACGCCAGGCCTGGTTAACCTTTGTGATTGTCGGGGGTGGCCCCACAGGTGTTGAATTAGCCGGAGCCATTGCCGAGTTGGCCTATGCCACATTGAAACAGGATTTTCGCAATATTGACACCGGAGAAGCCAAGATTTTACTCCTTGAGGGCCTGGATCGGGTCTTGCCCCCTTACCCCGAAGATTTGTCTGCCAAAGCCGAGGCCTCTCTGACTAAATTGGGCGTGACTGTCAAAACCCGCACCCTCGTTACCAACATTACCGATGAGATTGTCACCACCAAACAGGGGGAAGAAGTAGAGAAAATTGCCGCACAGACGATTCTCTGGGCCGCGGGTGTGAAGGCCTCTGGATTAGGGCGGGTCTTGGCCGAAGCTACGGGGGCGAGTTTAGACCGTGTGGGGCGGGTGATTGTCGAGCCGGATTTGAGCTTACCCAACTATCCAAATATTTATGTGATTGGGGATTTGGCCCACTATGCCCATCAAACTGGTAATCCTCTCCCCGGCATTGCCCCCGTTGCCATTCAAGAAGGGGAATTTTTAGCCAAATATCTGCAAGCTAAAGTCCAAGGGGAAGCCCTACCTGCCTTTAGTTATAGCGATTCTGGCAATCTAGCTGTGATTGGGCAAAATGAAGCGGTGGTGAATCTTTGGGGGTTGAAATTGACTGGCCCCCTGGCCTGGTTGATCTGGGTCTTTGCCCACATTTATTACCTGATTGAATTTGATCATAAGTTAGTCGTCATGACCCAATGGGCCTGGAGTTATTTCACCCGCAATCGGGGAGCAAGGCTAATTACGGGGGAAGATGGGCGGGTTAATCAAGACATGGAACCCCTGGCAGCTATCCCAGAGCAAGTGGGCAAAGCCTGA
- the lptC gene encoding LPS export ABC transporter periplasmic protein LptC, which yields MLLVTGLVGALAGCHWGQSTSTTDSPIETEVEGGVKFRNLVLRQTNPKGELLWKIQAETATYSPDRKVAHLKNVQGELLNAGKPVYKLTTPQARVQQQQTQLILNGPVRVQDLRNQVVLVGREFIWQPNQNQLLARQNPQIRYPKITLTAKEITANSKTQQVRAQQNVQVVSQRPDFQDLQLTAQVLLWNVNEAQLIAGSLTNQKLRGVEVKRIKGPNMGERAVGAELAWNLTEKVLTLREQAQVNLVNPDVQVAGNALMWRVEQQEISSQAPLQIFSPSQTLTAQAQAGRMDLAQERVELRGQVQLNRTQNPAQLNADQLTWFLPTQKVNALGNVFYQQQTPFLRVKGTEAVGWLDKQEVIVSGRVQTQVIPVQ from the coding sequence GTGCTCTTGGTGACTGGCCTGGTGGGGGCATTGGCCGGCTGTCATTGGGGTCAAAGCACTTCTACCACAGATTCCCCTATTGAGACTGAAGTGGAAGGGGGCGTTAAGTTCCGAAATCTTGTTCTGCGCCAAACCAATCCCAAGGGAGAACTGCTTTGGAAAATTCAAGCGGAAACGGCCACCTATAGCCCGGATCGCAAAGTTGCCCACCTCAAAAATGTCCAAGGCGAACTCTTAAACGCGGGCAAACCTGTTTATAAACTCACCACCCCCCAGGCCCGGGTACAGCAGCAACAAACCCAACTGATTCTGAATGGGCCGGTGAGAGTACAGGACTTACGCAATCAAGTCGTCTTAGTCGGCCGAGAATTTATTTGGCAGCCCAATCAAAACCAACTCCTGGCCCGCCAAAATCCCCAGATCCGCTATCCGAAAATTACCCTGACCGCCAAAGAGATCACCGCCAATAGTAAAACCCAGCAGGTACGGGCCCAACAGAATGTCCAAGTGGTATCCCAACGTCCAGATTTCCAAGACTTGCAACTGACGGCCCAGGTGCTTTTGTGGAATGTGAACGAAGCCCAACTGATCGCCGGTTCCCTGACTAATCAAAAACTGCGGGGGGTAGAAGTCAAACGGATCAAGGGGCCCAATATGGGGGAGCGGGCCGTTGGGGCAGAACTGGCCTGGAATTTAACCGAGAAAGTCCTGACCTTACGGGAACAAGCCCAAGTGAATCTGGTGAATCCCGATGTCCAGGTGGCCGGCAATGCCTTAATGTGGCGGGTTGAGCAGCAGGAAATTTCTAGTCAGGCACCGCTCCAGATTTTTAGCCCCAGTCAAACCCTGACCGCCCAGGCCCAGGCCGGCCGCATGGATCTGGCTCAAGAACGAGTTGAATTACGGGGGCAAGTCCAACTCAATCGAACCCAAAATCCAGCCCAACTCAACGCCGATCAACTCACCTGGTTTTTGCCAACTCAGAAAGTCAATGCGCTGGGGAATGTATTTTATCAGCAGCAAACCCCCTTTCTGCGGGTCAAAGGAACTGAGGCGGTGGGTTGGTTAGATAAACAAGAGGTGATTGTCTCCGGGCGAGTTCAAACTCAGGTGATTCCGGTGCAGTGA